The genome window GTTTCTCCGCTGGCAAACTTTTGTATATGTTCGTCAAAGACTTTAAACATTCCTGTTATGGTGTTAGCCCTGAATAGTGACATTATAAAGAAAAGCAAAGCAGAAACTATTGCACTGATAATAAAAACCATGTTTGCATTCCTTTTTGCCTCAAAGGCAGCTTTATATGACTGGTACACAAGGACATACCATCCTGTTTTAGTAATTAGTGATGTGCTTACAATTCTCTTCTCATTTTCATAATTAACTATATCAATGAATTTATCAGAAGATACCAGGGTCTTAATTTTATCAAAGCTTGGAACAGTTCCCCTTTGATATAAATCCTTTAAACTGTTTTTGGATATGTAAGTTCCGTTTCCGTCAACTACAACAACATCAAAATCCTTACCATAACTTTCGCTTATTTTATAGGATGTATTACAGAAATTTATTAAGTTCAGATATGTGGTAATTATATTTTTTTCTCCTGCAACAGCCATAATTACTGTAAGCTGACCTGTTTTTTTATTTATAAAAGGTTCAGAAATGAAAGTTTTCTTTGTCTTAGCTTCAATAAAATATTTCTCCTTTGATACGTCTTCTCCGATTGCATCCCTTTCTATAGGAAATACATTCTTTACCTTTCCATCCATTCCTATGTGTCCTATGTTGTCAAACAGATTAAATTGCTTTATAAGGATGGAAACCTGTTTTCCAAATTCATAATTCTTATTTTGCTCTATCTCCAATATTAGGTGTCCCAGAATATTTTGCGGTGCAACAAGTGTCTGATTCAACTGGTTTGATATAGTTGAAGCAATCAAATGATTTTTCTTTGTTATCTCATTTTCCAGGTATCCGTTTATTATATTATTGATAATGAACCCGGTTAAGCACACAGGTATTAGTATTGTAATAATATTGCTGACAATAATATAAATACGAAGGCTCTTTTTAGCAAACATAGGTTAAATTCCTTTGTTATTATGGTTTTATTGGGTTTCAAAAATAAAATTAGATAAATTAGACTAAAATCCTATAAACATTTATTAATAAAATTATTTGATTTTTACTTAGATAAATTAAAGCATTAGTTATATAATAATACATTAATAGAAAAATGTCGATATGAAAACATATTATTCCATTTTCATGCTAGAGTTATATTTCTCAAATACTTTTAATGTCAAGTCACCTTGACTACCCATATTTATAATTTTATTATCAATTCTTCTTACTACTGCAATTCCTGCTACAGAGTTTGTGAGAAAAACTTCTTGAGCGTTATTTACATCCTCGATGGTATAAGCACCTTCTATTACACCCAAATTACTTTCCTTAAATGTTTCAATTACCCAGCTTCTTACTATTCCCGGCAGCAATCCGCATTGGACAGAAGGAGTATGGATTGTACCATCCTTTATAAAAAATATATTGCATTTTGTAGTTTCAGTTATATGGTTGTTGTAATTTAGAAACAGTGAATCATTATATCCATTTTTAGCAGCAGAAATAACTTCCAAATAATTACCGAGGTAATTACCTGTTTTATGGTAATTCAGAAGGGAGTCGGGGTCCTTTTTTGTTTTTGAGAGTGCTAGAGAAAACTCTATTGGATAATCGGTAAATTGGTATGAACTTTCCAAATCATTTATGTAGATAGAAGGGGATAGCTCTTTGTTTTTATTGCCGAAAGAAACAGTTACCCTTACAACCCGGTTGCAAATCCTTTTATTTTCTATATACCTCAAAACAGCAGATTTTAATTCTTCAGCAGTCAGCCCCATATTAAATCCCAATAC of Pseudobacteroides sp. contains these proteins:
- a CDS encoding aminotransferase class IV; the protein is MDLILGNMIDPEDLGFKYGFSLFETFLVNSHGSVFLLQRHMERLISSMSVLGFNMGLTAEELKSAVLRYIENKRICNRVVRVTVSFGNKNKELSPSIYINDLESSYQFTDYPIEFSLALSKTKKDPDSLLNYHKTGNYLGNYLEVISAAKNGYNDSLFLNYNNHITETTKCNIFFIKDGTIHTPSVQCGLLPGIVRSWVIETFKESNLGVIEGAYTIEDVNNAQEVFLTNSVAGIAVVRRIDNKIINMGSQGDLTLKVFEKYNSSMKME